A stretch of Nonomuraea africana DNA encodes these proteins:
- a CDS encoding cellulose synthase, whose product MPLCAGATGVGLVFSFLLLRRRGAVAAMRLAAWSLLPMAAYLTGALSALWTIGATAVSFVTSLVFNPFTWVGVALAGLSMVLFMVSGVIRARRLSAAAPAPSAASARPAAEQKPATSAPAGKPAIAQPKPRTNDDDFSDIEDILKRRGIS is encoded by the coding sequence TTGCCGTTGTGCGCCGGCGCCACGGGCGTGGGCCTGGTGTTCAGCTTCCTGCTGCTGCGCCGCAGGGGAGCGGTGGCCGCCATGCGGCTGGCCGCCTGGTCGCTGCTGCCGATGGCCGCCTACCTGACCGGCGCGCTCAGCGCGCTGTGGACGATCGGCGCCACCGCCGTCTCCTTCGTGACGAGCCTGGTCTTCAACCCGTTCACGTGGGTGGGCGTGGCGCTGGCCGGCCTGTCGATGGTGCTGTTCATGGTCTCGGGCGTCATCAGGGCGAGGCGGCTGTCGGCGGCCGCGCCCGCCCCGTCCGCCGCTTCGGCCCGCCCCGCGGCGGAGCAGAAGCCCGCGACGTCGGCTCCGGCGGGAAAGCCTGCCATCGCACAGCCGAAGCCCAGGACGAACGACGATGATTTCTCCGATATCGAGGACATTCTCAAGCGTCGCGG
- a CDS encoding HAD family hydrolase: MDAAFFDMDGLLVDTEKVWLKIETEVMGVLGGVWTPEHQTHLVGGSMERTVDYMLAVSGSSVSPEVLRGWMIDGMVAALADGVRTLPGAFELLGDLRAEGVPVALVTSSLKEIAESVLASVGREHFDVIVTADDVTRTKPDPEPYLTAAALLGVEPVRCVVLEDSPNGVAAGTAAGCAVVAVPSLLPIEPAPGRLVVSSLTEVSVARLRSLVPPASA; the protein is encoded by the coding sequence GTGGACGCGGCCTTCTTCGACATGGACGGCTTGCTGGTCGACACCGAGAAGGTGTGGCTGAAGATCGAGACCGAGGTGATGGGCGTCCTCGGTGGCGTCTGGACCCCCGAACACCAGACCCACCTGGTCGGCGGCTCCATGGAGCGCACCGTCGACTACATGCTGGCCGTGTCCGGCTCCTCGGTCTCGCCCGAGGTCCTGCGCGGCTGGATGATCGACGGCATGGTGGCCGCGCTGGCCGACGGGGTGCGGACCCTGCCCGGGGCGTTCGAACTGCTCGGCGACCTGCGCGCGGAGGGCGTGCCCGTCGCGCTGGTGACCTCGTCGCTGAAGGAGATCGCCGAGTCGGTGCTGGCCTCGGTCGGCCGCGAGCACTTCGATGTGATCGTGACGGCCGACGACGTGACCCGCACCAAGCCCGACCCCGAGCCGTACCTCACCGCCGCCGCCCTCCTGGGCGTCGAGCCCGTGCGCTGCGTCGTGCTGGAGGACTCACCCAACGGCGTGGCCGCCGGAACGGCCGCGGGGTGCGCGGTGGTCGCCGTCCCGAGCCTGCTGCCCATCGAGCCGGCTCCAGGCCGCCTGGTGGTGTCCTCGCTCACCGAGGTCAGCGTCGCCCGCCTGCGCTCCCTCGTGCCGCCCGCCTCGGCCTGA
- the metH gene encoding methionine synthase: MNASPSFREVLSQRVMVADGAMGTMLQSYDPTLDDFQGYEGCNEVLNVTRPDIVSGVHDAYFAVGVDCVETNTFGANLAALGEYDISEKVYEYSEAGARLARERADHWSTPEQPRFVLGSMGPGTKLPTLGHLPFATLRDAYRDNAAGLIDGGADALIIETCQDLLQVKAAIVGAKRAIEAAGRDVPIIAQVTIETNGAMLLGSEIGAALTAIEPLGVDVVGLNCATGPTEMSEHLRYLARHSRLRLSCMPNAGLPVLTSDGAYYPLSPGELADAHENFARDYGLSLIGGCCGTTPEHLRQVVERVRGRQPVARRARPEPGASSLYQTVPFRQDTSYLAIGERCNTNGSKAFREAMLEGRWDDCVEMAREQARDGAHMLDLCVDYVGRDGVADMKELAFRLATASTLPIMLDSTESEVLKAGLEMLGGRAVVNSVNYEDGRGPESRFHKTMTAVREHGAAVVVMCIDENGQARTAAEKVRIASETIDDLVANWGMKVSDIIVDCLTFTIATGMEESRKDGLETIEGIRELKRRYPEVQTTLGLSNISFGINPAARIVLNSVFLNECVNAGLDSAIVHASKILPMSRIPDEQRQVALDMIYDRRRDGYDPLQRFIDLFEGVDVAKMRAGKAEELAALPLWERLKRRIIDGERKGLEADLDEALSQRPALEIINDVLLDGMKTVGELFGSGQMQLPFVLQSAEVMKNAVAYLEPHMDRVEGETKGRIVLATVKGDVHDIGKNLVDIILSNNGYEVVNLGIKQPVTAILETAEQRNADVIGMSGLLVKSTVVMKENLEEMNSRGISARYPVLLGGAALTRAYVEQDLAEVFDGEVRYARDAFEGLRLMDAFMAHKREGSPLPALRERRVKAGATLTRTAVEDLPARSDVAADNPVPVAPFTGDRIVKGISLNDYASFLDERALFLGQWGLKPTRGGEGPGYEELVETEGRPRLRMWLDRIQTEGLLEAAVVYGHFPCVSDGDSLIILDDKGDERTRFTFPRQRRDRHLCLSDFFRSKDSGEVDVVGFQIATMGGKISEATAELFAKDAYRDYLELHGLSVQLTEALAEYWHARVRSEWRIGGEESLDDMLKVNIQGCRYSFGYPACPNLEDQVQLFQLLDPERIGVTLSEEFQLHPEQATSALVAHHPEAKYFNV, from the coding sequence ATGAACGCGTCCCCATCTTTCCGCGAAGTCCTCTCCCAGCGCGTGATGGTCGCCGACGGGGCGATGGGGACGATGCTGCAGTCGTACGACCCCACACTCGACGACTTCCAGGGCTACGAGGGCTGTAACGAGGTGCTCAACGTCACCCGGCCCGACATCGTCAGCGGCGTCCACGACGCCTACTTCGCCGTCGGCGTCGACTGCGTCGAGACCAACACCTTCGGCGCCAACCTCGCCGCGCTCGGCGAGTACGACATCTCCGAGAAGGTCTACGAATACTCCGAGGCGGGCGCGCGCCTGGCCCGCGAGCGCGCCGACCACTGGTCCACGCCCGAGCAGCCGCGCTTCGTGCTCGGCTCGATGGGCCCCGGCACCAAGCTGCCCACGCTCGGCCACCTGCCCTTCGCCACCCTGCGCGACGCCTACCGCGACAACGCGGCCGGCCTGATCGACGGCGGCGCCGACGCGCTGATCATCGAGACCTGCCAGGACCTGCTCCAGGTCAAGGCCGCCATCGTGGGCGCCAAGCGGGCCATCGAGGCCGCGGGGCGCGACGTGCCGATCATCGCCCAGGTCACCATCGAGACCAACGGCGCCATGCTGCTCGGCTCCGAGATCGGCGCCGCGCTCACCGCGATCGAGCCCCTCGGCGTCGACGTGGTCGGCCTCAACTGCGCCACGGGCCCCACCGAGATGAGCGAGCACCTGCGCTACCTGGCCCGCCACTCCCGGCTGCGCCTGTCGTGCATGCCCAACGCCGGTCTGCCCGTCCTGACCTCCGACGGCGCCTACTACCCGCTGTCGCCGGGCGAGCTGGCCGACGCGCACGAGAACTTCGCCCGCGACTACGGCCTGTCTCTGATCGGCGGCTGCTGCGGCACCACCCCCGAGCACCTGCGCCAGGTGGTCGAGCGGGTGCGCGGCAGGCAGCCCGTCGCCCGCAGGGCGCGCCCCGAGCCCGGCGCCTCCTCGCTCTACCAGACCGTCCCGTTCCGCCAGGACACCTCCTATCTGGCCATCGGCGAGCGCTGCAACACCAACGGCTCCAAGGCCTTCCGCGAGGCCATGCTCGAAGGCCGCTGGGACGACTGCGTCGAGATGGCCCGCGAGCAGGCCCGCGACGGCGCCCACATGCTCGACCTGTGCGTCGATTACGTCGGCCGCGACGGCGTGGCCGACATGAAGGAGCTCGCCTTCCGCCTCGCCACCGCCTCCACCCTGCCGATCATGCTCGACTCCACCGAGTCCGAGGTGCTCAAGGCGGGCCTCGAGATGCTGGGCGGCCGCGCGGTGGTCAACTCCGTCAACTACGAGGACGGCAGGGGCCCCGAGTCGCGCTTCCACAAGACCATGACCGCCGTGCGCGAGCATGGCGCGGCCGTGGTCGTGATGTGCATCGACGAGAACGGCCAGGCCCGCACCGCCGCCGAGAAGGTCCGCATCGCCTCGGAGACGATCGACGACCTGGTCGCCAACTGGGGCATGAAGGTCTCCGACATCATCGTCGACTGCCTGACCTTCACCATCGCCACCGGCATGGAGGAGTCGCGCAAGGACGGCCTGGAGACCATCGAGGGCATCCGCGAGCTCAAGCGCCGCTACCCCGAGGTGCAGACCACGCTGGGCCTGTCCAACATCTCCTTCGGCATCAACCCCGCCGCGCGCATCGTGCTCAACTCGGTCTTCCTCAACGAGTGCGTCAACGCGGGGCTCGACTCGGCGATCGTGCACGCCTCCAAGATCCTGCCGATGTCGCGCATCCCCGACGAGCAGCGGCAGGTCGCGCTCGACATGATCTACGACCGCCGCCGCGACGGTTACGACCCGCTGCAGCGCTTCATCGACCTGTTCGAGGGCGTCGACGTCGCCAAGATGCGGGCGGGCAAGGCAGAGGAGCTGGCCGCGCTGCCGCTGTGGGAGCGCCTCAAGCGGCGCATCATCGACGGCGAGCGCAAGGGCCTCGAGGCCGACCTCGACGAGGCGCTGTCGCAGCGGCCCGCACTCGAGATCATCAACGACGTGCTGCTCGACGGCATGAAGACGGTCGGCGAGCTGTTCGGCTCCGGCCAGATGCAGCTGCCGTTCGTGCTGCAGTCGGCCGAGGTGATGAAGAACGCCGTCGCCTACCTCGAGCCGCACATGGACAGGGTCGAGGGCGAGACCAAGGGCCGCATCGTGCTGGCCACCGTCAAGGGCGACGTCCACGACATCGGCAAGAACCTGGTCGACATCATCCTGTCCAACAACGGCTACGAGGTCGTCAACCTCGGCATCAAGCAGCCGGTCACCGCCATCCTCGAGACGGCCGAGCAGCGCAACGCCGACGTCATCGGCATGTCGGGCCTGCTGGTGAAGTCGACGGTGGTCATGAAGGAGAACCTGGAGGAGATGAACTCCAGGGGCATCTCCGCGCGCTACCCCGTGCTGCTCGGCGGCGCCGCGCTGACCCGCGCCTACGTCGAGCAGGACCTGGCCGAGGTGTTCGACGGCGAGGTCCGCTACGCCCGCGACGCCTTCGAGGGCCTGCGCCTGATGGACGCCTTCATGGCGCACAAGCGCGAAGGCTCCCCGCTGCCCGCGCTGCGCGAGCGCCGCGTCAAGGCGGGCGCCACCCTCACCCGCACGGCCGTCGAGGACCTGCCGGCCCGCTCCGACGTGGCCGCCGACAACCCGGTGCCCGTCGCGCCGTTCACCGGCGACCGCATCGTCAAGGGCATCTCGCTCAACGACTACGCCTCCTTCCTCGACGAGCGGGCGCTGTTCCTCGGTCAGTGGGGCCTCAAGCCCACCAGGGGCGGCGAAGGTCCCGGCTACGAGGAGCTGGTCGAGACCGAGGGCAGGCCCAGGCTGCGCATGTGGCTCGACCGCATCCAGACCGAGGGGCTGCTGGAGGCGGCCGTCGTCTACGGCCACTTCCCCTGCGTCAGCGACGGCGACTCGCTGATCATCCTCGACGACAAGGGCGACGAGCGCACCCGCTTCACCTTCCCGCGCCAGCGCCGCGACCGGCACCTGTGCCTGTCCGACTTCTTCCGCTCCAAGGACTCAGGCGAGGTCGACGTCGTCGGCTTCCAGATCGCCACGATGGGCGGCAAGATCTCCGAGGCCACGGCCGAGCTGTTCGCCAAGGACGCGTACCGCGACTACCTCGAGCTCCACGGCCTGTCCGTGCAGCTCACCGAGGCCCTCGCCGAGTACTGGCACGCCAGGGTGCGCTCGGAGTGGCGCATCGGCGGCGAGGAGTCCCTCGACGACATGCTCAAGGTGAACATCCAGGGCTGCCGCTACTCCTTCGGCTACCCGGCCTGCCCGAACCTCGAGGACCAGGTGCAGCTGTTCCAGCTGCTCGACCCCGAGCGGATCGGCGTCACGCTGTCGGAGGAGTTCCAGCTCCACCCGGAGCAGGCCACCTCCGCCCTGGTCGCCCACCACCCCGAGGCGAAGTACTTCAACGTCTGA
- a CDS encoding universal stress protein — MAYRTVLVGTDGSPSSFRAVSAAASLAAATGATLVLACAYLPMRESSRAAAADALGDLAYKVSGSTPADDALRAAREHAVAAGATEIVLAAEEGDAVDALIKLADRHRADLLVVGNRGLNSLAGRLLGSVPSSVTHRATCDVLVVHTTSGK; from the coding sequence ATGGCCTACCGCACCGTGCTCGTCGGCACCGACGGCTCCCCCTCCTCCTTCCGCGCCGTGTCGGCCGCCGCCTCCCTCGCCGCCGCCACCGGCGCCACCCTCGTCCTGGCCTGCGCCTACCTGCCGATGCGCGAGAGCAGCAGGGCGGCCGCCGCCGACGCGCTCGGCGACCTGGCCTACAAGGTCAGCGGATCCACCCCCGCCGACGACGCGCTGCGCGCGGCCCGCGAGCACGCGGTGGCCGCCGGGGCGACGGAGATCGTGCTGGCGGCCGAGGAGGGCGACGCCGTGGACGCCCTGATCAAGCTGGCCGACCGGCACCGCGCCGACCTGCTCGTGGTCGGCAACAGAGGGCTCAACAGCCTGGCGGGACGGCTGCTCGGGTCGGTGCCCTCCAGCGTCACCCACCGCGCCACCTGCGACGTCCTGGTCGTGCACACCACCTCGGGAAAGTGA
- a CDS encoding PAC2 family protein translates to MIELEGLPELVDPVLIAAFEGWNDAGEASSGVIAHLESEWKAEPLIALDPEDYYDFQVTRPIVEMGDGLTRSIVWPTTRLSLARPPGFERDVVLLRGIEPNMRWRGFCDEIVGIAHELGIELTVMLGALLNDSPHTRPVPIVGSATDEGLARSINLELTRYEGPTGIVGVLQHAFGAAGLRAVSLWASVPHYVAQPPNPKATLALLRRVEDVLELPIPLGDLVEESRAWENGVDELASQDTEVAEYVKELEERKDAAELPEASGDAIAAEFERYLRRRDHDPGDQ, encoded by the coding sequence GTGATCGAGCTCGAAGGGCTCCCCGAGCTCGTCGATCCGGTGCTCATCGCCGCGTTCGAAGGGTGGAACGACGCCGGTGAGGCGTCCAGCGGCGTGATCGCCCACCTGGAGAGCGAATGGAAGGCAGAGCCGCTGATCGCGCTGGACCCGGAGGACTACTACGACTTCCAGGTCACGCGCCCCATCGTGGAGATGGGTGACGGGCTGACCCGCTCGATCGTCTGGCCGACGACGAGGTTGTCGCTGGCCCGGCCGCCGGGCTTCGAGCGCGACGTGGTGCTGCTGCGCGGCATCGAGCCGAACATGCGCTGGCGCGGCTTCTGCGACGAGATCGTGGGCATCGCGCACGAGCTGGGCATCGAGCTGACGGTGATGCTGGGCGCGCTGCTCAACGACTCGCCGCACACCCGTCCCGTGCCGATCGTGGGGTCGGCGACCGACGAGGGGCTGGCCCGCTCGATCAATCTCGAGCTGACCCGCTACGAGGGGCCGACGGGCATCGTCGGCGTCCTGCAGCACGCGTTCGGCGCGGCGGGGCTGCGGGCGGTCTCACTGTGGGCCTCGGTGCCCCACTACGTGGCCCAGCCCCCCAACCCGAAGGCGACGCTGGCGTTGCTGCGCAGGGTGGAGGACGTGCTGGAGCTCCCCATTCCGCTGGGCGACCTCGTGGAGGAGTCGCGCGCGTGGGAGAACGGCGTGGACGAGCTCGCCTCTCAGGACACCGAGGTGGCCGAGTACGTCAAGGAGCTCGAGGAGCGCAAGGACGCCGCCGAGCTGCCCGAGGCCTCGGGCGACGCGATCGCCGCCGAGTTCGAGCGCTACCTGCGACGCAGGGACCACGACCCCGGCGACCAGTGA
- a CDS encoding sirohydrochlorin chelatase, whose amino-acid sequence MRLDARGTLVIAAHGTRSAAGEETLARLTALVRALRPGRRVELAYLEISRPLLADVLPRLPGPVTVVPLLLAGGYHVHIDLPDVIARSRPDAAVAGPLGPHPLLAHALARRLARAGLRATDAVVLGAAGSSDPAALADVRAAARLLAVRLSRPVTAAFATGGGPTVGEALDRTRCGPAPRVALASYLLAPGFFHDRLSGAGADVVTEPIGADPDLAALVWARHDQAAGSSRNSLTISSALASREGPASAPTNIS is encoded by the coding sequence GTGAGGCTGGACGCGCGGGGCACGCTGGTCATCGCCGCGCACGGCACCCGCAGCGCGGCGGGGGAGGAGACGCTCGCCAGGCTCACCGCGCTGGTGCGCGCCCTGCGGCCAGGACGCAGGGTGGAGCTGGCCTATCTCGAGATCAGCCGGCCGCTGCTCGCCGACGTCCTGCCCCGGCTGCCCGGCCCCGTCACGGTGGTGCCGCTGCTGCTGGCGGGCGGCTACCACGTCCACATCGACCTGCCGGACGTGATCGCGAGGTCGCGGCCCGACGCCGCCGTCGCCGGGCCACTCGGCCCGCACCCGCTGCTGGCCCACGCCCTGGCCCGCAGGCTCGCGAGGGCGGGACTGCGGGCGACCGACGCGGTCGTGCTGGGCGCGGCGGGCTCCTCCGACCCCGCGGCCCTCGCCGACGTGCGCGCCGCGGCCAGGCTGCTCGCCGTACGGCTCTCGCGGCCCGTCACCGCGGCCTTCGCCACGGGCGGCGGCCCGACGGTGGGCGAGGCGCTGGACCGCACGCGGTGCGGCCCAGCCCCTCGCGTCGCGCTCGCCTCCTACCTGCTGGCACCGGGCTTCTTCCACGACAGGCTGTCGGGCGCGGGCGCCGACGTGGTCACCGAACCGATCGGCGCCGACCCCGACCTCGCCGCCCTGGTGTGGGCCAGGCACGATCAGGCGGCAGGCTCCAGCCGCAACTCCTTGACGATCTCCTCGGCACTCGCGTCCCGCGAAGGGCCCGCGTCGGCGCCGACGAACATCTCGTAG
- a CDS encoding uroporphyrinogen-III synthase — MSALTVEEARSPETAPDALAGFTIGVTATRRREEFCALLERRGARVVSAPAIRLVPLAEDTDLLAATRRSLEAPVDDVVVTTGVGFRGWMAAAEGWGLSAELSEHLTRARLLTRGPKARGAVRAAGLNDHWTPATESCEEVKQHLLAQDLRGRRIAVQLHGEPLTGFVAELRAAGADVIEVPVYRWLPYRDTSPLRRLVSQAISGGVDAVAFTSAPAVLAMLGSARADGLEDALLAAFGGRVVAACVGPVTAQPLVAKGVPVLQPERSRLGALARTLARHLPEHSVTRLVAGGHELEIRGHAVAVDGELKPLPPAPMAVLKRLADKPGHVVPRSELRTVLPGGATRDSAEHAVEMAVTRLRRALGPGGIVETVVKRGYRLATHRGDGL, encoded by the coding sequence TTGAGCGCCCTGACCGTGGAAGAGGCGAGATCCCCCGAGACGGCGCCCGACGCGCTGGCCGGGTTCACCATCGGGGTGACCGCGACCAGGCGGCGGGAGGAGTTCTGCGCGCTGCTGGAACGGCGCGGCGCCCGGGTGGTCAGCGCGCCGGCGATCAGGCTCGTGCCGCTCGCCGAGGACACCGACCTGCTCGCCGCCACCCGGCGCAGCCTGGAGGCGCCCGTGGACGACGTCGTCGTCACCACCGGCGTAGGCTTCCGCGGCTGGATGGCCGCGGCCGAGGGCTGGGGACTGTCGGCGGAGCTGTCGGAGCACCTGACCCGTGCCAGGCTCCTCACCAGGGGCCCCAAGGCGCGGGGAGCGGTGCGCGCGGCGGGCCTGAACGACCACTGGACGCCCGCCACCGAGTCCTGCGAGGAGGTCAAGCAGCACCTGCTTGCCCAGGACCTGCGCGGGCGCCGCATCGCCGTGCAGCTGCACGGCGAGCCGCTGACCGGGTTCGTCGCCGAGCTGCGCGCCGCGGGCGCCGACGTCATCGAGGTGCCGGTCTACCGCTGGCTGCCCTACCGCGACACCTCGCCGCTGCGAAGGCTGGTCAGCCAGGCCATCTCGGGCGGCGTCGACGCGGTGGCCTTCACCAGCGCGCCCGCCGTCCTCGCCATGCTCGGCTCCGCCCGCGCCGACGGGCTCGAGGACGCGCTGCTGGCCGCCTTCGGCGGCAGGGTCGTCGCCGCCTGCGTGGGCCCGGTGACCGCGCAGCCGCTGGTCGCCAAGGGCGTGCCGGTACTCCAGCCGGAACGCTCCCGGCTCGGCGCCCTCGCCAGGACGCTCGCCAGGCACCTGCCCGAGCACAGCGTGACCAGGCTCGTGGCCGGCGGTCACGAGCTGGAGATCCGCGGCCACGCCGTCGCCGTGGACGGCGAGCTCAAGCCGCTGCCCCCGGCGCCGATGGCGGTGCTGAAGCGGCTGGCCGACAAGCCGGGCCACGTGGTGCCGCGCTCGGAGCTGCGGACCGTGCTGCCCGGCGGCGCCACCCGCGACTCGGCCGAGCACGCGGTCGAGATGGCCGTCACCAGGCTGCGCAGGGCGCTCGGGCCGGGCGGGATCGTCGAGACCGTGGTCAAGCGCGGCTACCGCCTCGCCACCCACCGCGGGGACGGCCTGTGA
- the nirD gene encoding nitrite reductase small subunit NirD, giving the protein MTVAELPARVWVTVCAYADLLLERGACALVEGEQIALFRTFDGGVHAISNLDPFTGAHVLSRGIVGSRGEEPTVASPLHKQVFSLVTGECLDDPSVTVATYPTRVTDGRVEVGR; this is encoded by the coding sequence ATGACCGTCGCCGAACTGCCCGCCCGCGTCTGGGTCACCGTCTGCGCCTACGCCGACCTGCTGCTTGAGCGGGGCGCCTGCGCGCTGGTCGAAGGGGAGCAGATCGCCCTGTTCCGCACCTTCGACGGTGGCGTCCACGCCATCTCCAACCTCGACCCCTTCACCGGAGCCCACGTGCTCTCCCGCGGGATCGTCGGCAGCAGGGGCGAGGAGCCCACGGTCGCCTCGCCCCTGCACAAGCAGGTCTTCTCCCTGGTCACGGGGGAGTGCCTGGACGATCCCTCGGTGACCGTGGCGACCTATCCGACCCGAGTGACCGACGGCAGAGTGGAGGTGGGGCGTTGA
- the nirB gene encoding nitrite reductase large subunit NirB produces MNRLVVVGYGPTAHRLVETLLNRGFDGTITVIGEEPRPAYDRVALTSYLQGSSFQDLKYPDLAGVVTRLSTRVTGIDRAAKVVTTAEGHAEPYDTLVLATGSAPFVPPVPGAEDAYVYRTIDDLESIRAAAAGATRGVVVGGGLLGLEAADALRGLGLDTHIVELAPWLMPRQVDEGGGSVLKGHISNLGLTVHAGVSLASIEPGRVVLSDGGVIGDAVVVFSAGIKPRDELARDCGLEVGERGGIVVDAGMRTADPSIYAVGECALAGGTVYGLVGPCFTQAEVAADRVLGGASAFEGADLSTKLKLLGVEVAQFGAMEGALDVTYMDPVGGVYKRLFISDDARTLLGGICVGDAAPYTTLKPFVGKPLPAAPSDLLFTGSAATLDLPDDAQVCSCNNVTAGTLREAISDGVSDVPGLKACTRAGTTCGSCVPMLKQLLERSGVELSKALCEHFDHSRAELFDIVRVRGITTFSELIALCGRGRGCDICKPAVASILASLHNGHVLDGERAALQDTNDHFLANIQKNGTYSVVPRIPGGEITPEKLIVVGEVARDFGLYTKITGGQRIDLFGARVEQLPQIWKRLVDAGFESGHAYGKALRTVKSCVGSTWCRYGVQDSVGLAIALELRYRGLRSPHKLKSAVSGCARECAEARSKDFGIIATEQGWNLYVGGNGGFKPRHADLLVSDVSTDELIRIIDRFLMFYIRTADRLQRTAAWVESLEGGLDYLRSVVVDDSLGICASLEEQMERHVATYVDEWRATIEDPDKLGRFVSFVNAPGVPDPSIVFETERDQIKPVLIPLTRLTGKEHHR; encoded by the coding sequence GTGAACAGACTTGTCGTGGTGGGCTACGGCCCGACGGCGCACCGGCTGGTCGAGACCCTGCTGAACAGGGGCTTCGACGGGACGATCACGGTCATCGGCGAGGAGCCCCGTCCCGCCTACGACCGGGTGGCGCTGACGTCCTACCTGCAGGGCTCCAGCTTCCAAGACCTGAAATATCCGGATCTGGCGGGGGTGGTGACGCGGCTGTCCACCCGGGTGACCGGCATCGACAGGGCCGCCAAGGTCGTGACCACGGCCGAAGGACACGCCGAGCCGTACGACACGCTGGTGCTGGCCACGGGGTCGGCGCCGTTCGTGCCGCCGGTGCCCGGCGCCGAGGACGCCTACGTCTACCGCACGATCGACGACCTGGAAAGCATCAGGGCGGCCGCCGCGGGAGCCACGAGAGGCGTCGTCGTCGGCGGCGGGCTGCTCGGTCTCGAGGCCGCCGACGCGCTGCGGGGGCTCGGCCTCGACACCCACATCGTGGAGCTCGCTCCGTGGTTGATGCCCCGCCAGGTGGACGAGGGCGGCGGCTCGGTGCTCAAGGGGCACATCTCCAACCTCGGGCTGACCGTGCACGCGGGCGTCTCGCTCGCCTCGATCGAGCCCGGCCGGGTGGTGCTCAGCGACGGCGGCGTGATCGGCGACGCGGTGGTCGTCTTCTCCGCCGGCATCAAGCCGCGCGACGAGCTGGCCAGGGACTGCGGCCTCGAGGTGGGTGAGCGCGGCGGGATCGTCGTCGACGCCGGCATGCGCACCGCCGACCCGTCGATCTACGCGGTGGGCGAGTGCGCGCTGGCCGGCGGCACGGTCTACGGGCTGGTCGGCCCCTGCTTCACGCAGGCCGAGGTGGCCGCCGACCGCGTGCTCGGCGGCGCGTCGGCCTTCGAGGGCGCCGACCTGTCGACCAAGCTCAAGCTCCTCGGCGTCGAGGTGGCCCAGTTCGGCGCGATGGAGGGCGCGCTCGACGTCACCTACATGGACCCGGTGGGCGGCGTCTACAAGAGGCTGTTCATCTCCGACGACGCCCGGACGCTGCTCGGCGGGATCTGCGTGGGCGACGCCGCGCCGTACACCACGCTCAAGCCCTTCGTCGGCAAGCCGCTGCCCGCCGCCCCCTCCGACCTGCTGTTCACGGGGTCGGCGGCCACCCTCGACCTGCCCGACGACGCCCAGGTCTGCTCCTGCAACAACGTCACGGCGGGCACGCTGCGCGAGGCGATCAGCGACGGCGTGAGCGACGTGCCGGGCCTCAAGGCGTGCACCCGCGCGGGCACCACCTGCGGCTCGTGCGTGCCCATGCTGAAGCAGCTGCTGGAGAGGTCGGGCGTCGAGCTGTCGAAGGCGTTGTGCGAGCACTTCGACCACAGCAGGGCCGAGCTGTTCGACATCGTCCGCGTGCGCGGCATCACGACCTTCTCCGAACTGATCGCGCTGTGCGGCAGGGGGAGGGGCTGCGACATCTGCAAGCCCGCCGTCGCCTCCATCCTCGCCTCGCTGCACAACGGCCACGTGCTGGACGGCGAGCGGGCCGCGCTGCAGGACACCAACGACCACTTCCTGGCCAACATCCAGAAGAACGGCACCTACTCCGTCGTCCCGCGCATCCCCGGCGGCGAGATCACCCCCGAGAAGCTCATCGTCGTCGGCGAGGTGGCCCGCGACTTCGGCCTCTACACCAAGATCACCGGCGGTCAGCGGATCGACCTGTTCGGCGCCCGCGTCGAACAGCTCCCGCAGATCTGGAAGCGCCTGGTCGACGCGGGCTTCGAGTCCGGCCACGCGTACGGCAAGGCGCTGCGCACGGTGAAGTCCTGCGTCGGCTCCACCTGGTGCCGCTACGGCGTGCAGGACTCCGTCGGCCTGGCCATCGCCCTGGAGCTGCGCTACCGGGGCCTGCGCTCCCCGCACAAGCTCAAGTCGGCGGTGTCGGGCTGCGCCCGCGAGTGCGCGGAGGCCCGCTCCAAGGACTTCGGCATCATCGCCACCGAGCAGGGCTGGAACCTCTACGTCGGCGGCAACGGCGGCTTCAAGCCCCGCCACGCCGACCTGCTGGTCTCCGACGTCTCCACCGACGAGCTCATCAGGATCATCGACAGGTTCCTGATGTTCTACATCCGCACCGCCGACCGCCTGCAGCGCACCGCCGCGTGGGTGGAGTCGCTGGAGGGCGGGCTCGACTACCTCAGGTCGGTGGTCGTGGACGACTCCCTCGGCATCTGCGCCTCGCTGGAGGAGCAGATGGAGCGGCACGTGGCCACGTACGTCGACGAATGGCGCGCCACCATCGAGGACCCCGACAAGCTCGGCAGGTTCGTCAGCTTCGTCAACGCGCCGGGCGTCCCCGACCCCTCGATCGTCTTCGAGACCGAACGCGACCAGATCAAGCCGGTTCTCATCCCCCTGACCCGCCTGACAGGAAAGGAGCACCACCGATGA